One Corynebacterium yudongzhengii DNA window includes the following coding sequences:
- a CDS encoding DivIVA domain-containing protein, with translation MYRVFEALDELVQTTEQAYGVPMTSNCVVPRNEVLALLDDLRNALPMEMDDAQDVLDKQDDIIRGAEERARDIVGQAEADAEQIVGGAHAEADDIVNDANQRAHSTIANADEEAERTVTSARNEADRLVNEGIAEQERLVSESEVMRRADEEAHRLVDSAHAEADRLRSETDDFVDSKLADFEDSLSSILRTVSSDRAALRRGAGLSGGHRSAGSESGSGYDYQAPRQPRQRRPRTDQ, from the coding sequence ATGTATCGCGTCTTCGAAGCCCTGGATGAACTAGTACAGACCACCGAGCAGGCCTACGGCGTGCCCATGACCAGCAACTGTGTGGTGCCGCGCAACGAGGTGCTCGCCCTCTTAGATGACCTGCGCAACGCGCTGCCGATGGAGATGGACGACGCTCAAGACGTCCTCGATAAGCAGGACGACATCATCCGCGGCGCCGAGGAACGCGCCCGCGATATCGTCGGCCAGGCCGAAGCCGACGCCGAGCAGATCGTCGGTGGCGCCCACGCCGAGGCCGACGATATTGTCAACGATGCCAACCAGCGCGCCCACTCCACCATCGCGAACGCCGACGAAGAGGCGGAGCGCACCGTGACCTCCGCGCGCAACGAAGCCGACCGCCTCGTCAACGAGGGCATCGCGGAGCAGGAGCGCCTGGTCAGTGAGTCCGAGGTCATGCGGCGTGCCGACGAAGAAGCCCACCGCCTCGTCGACAGCGCCCACGCCGAGGCCGACCGCCTGCGCTCGGAGACCGACGACTTCGTCGACTCCAAGCTCGCCGACTTCGAGGATTCCTTAAGCTCCATCCTGCGCACCGTGAGCTCCGATAGGGCGGCGCTGCGCCGCGGAGCGGGGCTCTCGGGCGGTCATCGTTCGGCCGGCAGCGAGTCGGGCTCCGGCTACGACTACCAGGCGCCGCGCCAGCCGCGGCAGCGCCGCCCCCGCACCGACCAGTAA
- a CDS encoding YceD family protein, producing the protein MNSPFVFNVAELLQSNDALPEDRRQKGPSPSRIGPEMIAIAEGDPVTVEATITPLGSGVMIDAEVTAILSGECVRCLRPLHPEEHFRITQVFGADEDFVTGDDAEDADEEVPSVIDDTIDIEQAVIDEAGLNLPFNPTCPDGCDDENMPAPDGISSEEDEGRTDPRWAGLEKFL; encoded by the coding sequence ATGAATTCTCCGTTTGTCTTCAATGTCGCCGAGCTGCTCCAGTCGAACGACGCCCTGCCGGAGGACCGTCGGCAGAAGGGCCCGTCCCCGTCGCGCATTGGTCCCGAGATGATCGCCATCGCCGAAGGCGATCCCGTCACTGTCGAAGCCACCATCACCCCTCTCGGCAGCGGGGTGATGATCGATGCTGAGGTCACCGCGATCCTGAGCGGCGAGTGCGTGCGCTGCCTGCGCCCGCTGCACCCGGAGGAGCATTTCCGGATCACGCAGGTCTTCGGCGCAGATGAGGACTTCGTGACCGGCGATGACGCCGAAGACGCCGACGAGGAAGTCCCCAGCGTCATCGACGACACCATCGACATCGAGCAGGCCGTCATCGACGAGGCCGGGTTGAACCTGCCGTTCAACCCCACCTGCCCGGACGGCTGCGACGACGAGAACATGCCGGCGCCGGACGGCATCTCCAGCGAGGAGGACGAAGGCCGCACGGATCCGCGCTGGGCCGGACTGGAGAAGTTCCTGTGA
- the rnc gene encoding ribonuclease III: MSRTRKHRLTGEAAWAAAYEAVDHTPLLETIGASLDDEHLKLALTHRSFANENDFLPNNERLEFLGDAVLGLTIAGKLYELHPTRPESDISKMRASIVSRYGLADVAREIGLGEHILLGKGELITDGRNKDSILADTTEALLGALYRQHGFEVTRDVILNLFSEKIDNASAVGLTHDWKTTLQERLAELKAPMPVYSATSEGPEHDLTFTAHATINDKILGTGVGHNKKLAEQQAAHQAFLVLRDDPRAADA, from the coding sequence GTGAGCCGTACCCGCAAACACCGCCTGACCGGCGAGGCCGCCTGGGCTGCCGCCTACGAGGCCGTCGATCACACCCCGCTGCTGGAAACCATCGGCGCCTCGCTCGACGACGAGCACCTCAAACTCGCCTTAACCCACCGCTCCTTCGCGAACGAGAACGACTTCCTGCCGAACAACGAGCGGCTCGAGTTCTTAGGCGATGCCGTCCTCGGGCTGACCATCGCCGGCAAGCTCTACGAGCTGCACCCGACCCGCCCGGAGTCGGACATCTCGAAGATGCGCGCCTCGATCGTCTCGCGCTATGGGCTCGCCGACGTCGCCCGCGAGATCGGCCTCGGCGAGCACATCCTGCTGGGCAAGGGCGAGCTGATCACCGATGGCCGAAACAAGGACTCGATCCTCGCCGATACCACCGAGGCCCTGCTCGGCGCTTTGTACCGCCAGCACGGCTTCGAGGTCACCCGCGATGTGATCTTGAATCTCTTCTCGGAGAAGATCGACAACGCCTCCGCGGTCGGGCTGACCCACGACTGGAAGACCACCCTGCAGGAGCGCCTCGCCGAGCTCAAGGCCCCGATGCCCGTCTACTCCGCGACCTCTGAGGGGCCGGAGCACGACCTGACGTTCACCGCGCACGCCACCATCAACGACAAGATCCTGGGCACCGGCGTCGGGCATAACAAGAAGCTCGCCGAGCAGCAGGCCGCCCACCAGGCCTTCCTCGTGCTGCGCGATGATCCGCGCGCCGCCGATGCCTGA
- the mutM gene encoding bifunctional DNA-formamidopyrimidine glycosylase/DNA-(apurinic or apyrimidinic site) lyase: protein MPELPEVEVVRRGLDDHLIGARFDAVRVTHPRANRGQDKPLASLLVGRTVLATGRRGKYLWLLLDDHHALFIHLGMSGQMLVGTPGTCTAVHTRILADLKGVDGRALELAFVDQRTFGRWLYAPLVDGVPAPVAHIARDPLEPDFDAVATARRIRASRSPVKSVLLNQEIVSGIGNIYADEALFAAGIRPVRKAYRLRQKDTVNLLSCARAVMERALEAGGTSFDALYVNVNGASGYFSRSLNVYGRKGQPCVRCGGEIERVSISNRSSHFCPRCQRI from the coding sequence ATGCCTGAGCTTCCCGAAGTCGAGGTCGTTCGCCGCGGCCTCGACGATCACCTGATCGGCGCCCGCTTCGACGCCGTGCGCGTTACGCATCCCCGCGCCAACCGGGGTCAAGATAAGCCGCTGGCGTCCCTGCTGGTCGGGCGCACGGTTCTGGCGACCGGCCGGCGCGGCAAGTACCTCTGGTTGCTTCTCGACGACCACCACGCCCTCTTCATCCACCTCGGCATGAGCGGGCAGATGCTCGTCGGCACGCCCGGCACCTGCACCGCCGTGCACACCCGCATCCTCGCCGACCTCAAGGGTGTCGACGGCCGCGCCCTCGAGCTCGCTTTCGTCGACCAGCGCACGTTCGGTCGCTGGCTATATGCCCCGCTTGTCGACGGCGTGCCCGCCCCCGTCGCCCACATCGCCCGCGATCCGCTGGAACCGGATTTCGATGCCGTGGCCACCGCCCGCCGGATCCGCGCCTCGCGCTCGCCGGTGAAATCCGTGCTGCTCAACCAGGAGATTGTGTCCGGCATCGGCAACATCTACGCCGACGAAGCGCTCTTCGCCGCCGGGATCCGTCCGGTGCGCAAGGCCTATCGCCTGCGCCAGAAGGACACGGTGAACCTTTTGTCCTGCGCGCGGGCGGTCATGGAGCGCGCCCTCGAGGCCGGCGGGACGAGCTTTGATGCCTTATATGTCAACGTCAACGGCGCCAGCGGGTACTTCTCGCGTTCACTCAACGTCTATGGGCGTAAAGGTCAGCCGTGTGTGCGTTGCGGCGGAGAGATCGAACGCGTCTCGATCTCGAATCGTTCGAGCCATTTTTGCCCACGCTGCCAGCGCATTTAA
- a CDS encoding alanine/glycine:cation symporter family protein — protein MDAIESFITDVINENLWQVVPYLLIAAGVYFSIRTFIVQVTRGPDMLRAVTESPGDGRDPASASNGISAFKAFTISAASRVGTGNIAGVALAISVGGPGSVFWMWVIAILGGATAFIESTLAQLYKTRGVEGYHGGPAYYMTRGLGWKPLAIIFAIFLAFTYGFVYNAIQTNSIVEAVGGSIDRDDMGFRILIGAVLALVTAAIIFGGLRRIANVTQIVVPFMAGAYLIVGIIVVVVNLNEIPGMIADIVGHALGFREVAGATIGAAFMHGMRRGLFSNEAGMGSAPNAAATASVSHPVKQGLVQTLGVYFDTLVVCSITAFIILLGPQPNYGEEIQGAAFTQTALADSVGTWGIHFVTFILFFLAFSSIIGNYYLAQANIEFLTGSRGWLNVFRAVVVAFVFFGSIGSIGLVWNLGDTFAASLVFINLVAIVPLGGLAVKLLKNYVAQRRAGQDPVFERSMLPEAKNVECWEPVER, from the coding sequence ATGGACGCGATCGAGAGCTTCATCACAGACGTTATCAATGAGAATCTGTGGCAAGTCGTTCCCTACCTGCTCATCGCCGCCGGTGTGTACTTCAGTATCCGCACCTTCATCGTGCAGGTCACCAGGGGGCCGGACATGCTGCGCGCGGTCACCGAGTCGCCTGGCGACGGCCGCGATCCCGCCTCCGCCTCGAACGGCATCTCCGCCTTCAAAGCGTTCACGATCTCCGCGGCCTCCCGCGTCGGCACCGGCAACATCGCCGGCGTGGCGTTGGCGATCAGCGTCGGCGGCCCGGGCTCGGTGTTCTGGATGTGGGTCATCGCGATCCTCGGCGGCGCGACCGCCTTCATCGAGTCCACGCTCGCGCAGCTCTACAAGACCCGCGGCGTCGAGGGCTACCACGGCGGTCCGGCCTACTACATGACCCGCGGGCTCGGCTGGAAGCCGCTGGCCATCATCTTCGCGATCTTTTTGGCCTTCACCTACGGCTTCGTCTACAACGCGATCCAGACCAACTCGATCGTGGAGGCCGTCGGCGGCTCCATCGACCGCGACGACATGGGCTTCCGCATCCTCATCGGCGCGGTGCTGGCCCTGGTCACCGCCGCCATCATCTTCGGCGGCCTGCGCCGCATCGCGAACGTCACCCAGATCGTGGTGCCGTTCATGGCCGGTGCCTACCTGATCGTTGGCATCATCGTGGTCGTGGTGAACCTCAACGAGATCCCGGGCATGATCGCCGACATCGTCGGACACGCCCTCGGCTTCCGCGAGGTCGCCGGCGCCACCATCGGCGCCGCCTTCATGCACGGCATGCGCCGCGGTTTGTTCTCCAACGAGGCCGGCATGGGCTCCGCCCCGAACGCCGCCGCCACCGCGAGCGTCTCGCACCCGGTCAAGCAAGGCCTGGTGCAGACCCTGGGTGTCTATTTCGACACCCTCGTGGTGTGTTCCATCACCGCTTTCATCATTCTGCTCGGGCCCCAGCCGAACTACGGCGAAGAGATCCAAGGCGCCGCGTTCACCCAGACCGCACTGGCAGATTCCGTGGGCACCTGGGGCATCCACTTCGTCACGTTCATCCTCTTCTTCCTGGCGTTCTCCTCGATCATCGGCAACTACTACCTCGCGCAGGCCAACATCGAATTCCTCACCGGCTCCCGCGGCTGGCTCAACGTCTTCCGCGCAGTCGTGGTCGCGTTCGTGTTCTTCGGCTCCATCGGTTCGATCGGCCTGGTCTGGAACCTCGGCGACACCTTCGCCGCCAGCCTGGTGTTCATCAACCTCGTCGCGATCGTCCCGCTCGGCGGACTCGCTGTGAAGCTGCTGAAGAACTACGTGGCGCAGCGCCGCGCGGGCCAGGATCCCGTCTTCGAGCGGTCCATGCTGCCGGAAGCCAAGAACGTGGAGTGCTGGGAGCCGGTGGAGCGTTAG